A stretch of the Malus domestica chromosome 08, GDT2T_hap1 genome encodes the following:
- the LOC103450646 gene encoding uncharacterized protein isoform X2 encodes MGGHGAIEVAKTVMEVADVAWTAMEHGRHHLHHEDHDGQGTVSDEELEALRAENRRLRNSLEQNLKLLENLSESPAVLDDCPPDLYARLVATVDSNSFLTRIKALQKESIDDYQFPFKPATGSDLEKAEVLIKIDNEEASWWVWITDDMIPGKVEERSGIDNESYVVVSEEHVVDGIANFMAKCIVSNPKARNLTPEELQKIVAKAMGGVGKLEKVLGIWHAGKLFYTLSTWGLALTGLYRSRAVLKFAAMGLHTTSKAIMRAM; translated from the exons atgggaggaCATGGAGCTATAGAGGTGGCGAAGACGGTGATGGAGGTTGCTGACGTGGCGTGGACCGCCATGGAACACGGCCGCCATCACCTCCACCACGAGGACCACGACGGTCAGGGAACGGTTTCCGACGAAGAACTGGAGGCTCTGCGGGCGGAGAATCGGCGGCTGAGGAACTCGCTGGAGCAGAATCTGAAGCTGCTCGAGAACCTCTCCGAGTCGCCTGCGGTTTTGGACGATTGCCCTCCTGAT cTGTATGCTCGGTTAGTGGCGACGGTGGATTCGAACAGCTTCTTGACTAGAATCAAAGCTCTTCAGAAGGAATCCATTGATGATTATCAGTTTCCTTTCAAACCAGCCAcag GAAGTGATTTGGAGAAAGCTGAAGTTCTAATCAAAATTGACAATGAAGAAGCCAGTTGGTGGGTGTGGATCACGGATGATATGATTCCGGGTAAAGTCGAGGAGAGGAGTGGGATTGACAATGAGAGCTATGTTGTTGTTAGTGAGGAGCATGTGGTGGATGGGATTGCCAATTTTATGGCCAAGTGTATTGTGTCAAACCCGAAAGCTCGC AACTTGACGCCAGAGGAGCTGCAGAAAA TTGTAGCTAAAGCAATGGGTGGTGTCGGCAAATTGGAGAAAGTATTGGGCATTTGGCATGCAGGGAAGTTGTTCTATACTTTGTCCACCTGGGGACTTGCTCTAACTGG ATTGTATAGGAGCCGTGCGGTATTAAAATTTGCGGCGATGGGGCTGCACACAACTAGCAAAGCAATTATGAGAGCAATGTGA
- the LOC103450646 gene encoding uncharacterized protein isoform X1, with protein sequence MGGHGAIEVAKTVMEVADVAWTAMEHGRHHLHHEDHDGQGTVSDEELEALRAENRRLRNSLEQNLKLLENLSESPAVLDDCPPDVNDLGSIYFDSLYARLVATVDSNSFLTRIKALQKESIDDYQFPFKPATGSDLEKAEVLIKIDNEEASWWVWITDDMIPGKVEERSGIDNESYVVVSEEHVVDGIANFMAKCIVSNPKARNLTPEELQKIVAKAMGGVGKLEKVLGIWHAGKLFYTLSTWGLALTGLYRSRAVLKFAAMGLHTTSKAIMRAM encoded by the exons atgggaggaCATGGAGCTATAGAGGTGGCGAAGACGGTGATGGAGGTTGCTGACGTGGCGTGGACCGCCATGGAACACGGCCGCCATCACCTCCACCACGAGGACCACGACGGTCAGGGAACGGTTTCCGACGAAGAACTGGAGGCTCTGCGGGCGGAGAATCGGCGGCTGAGGAACTCGCTGGAGCAGAATCTGAAGCTGCTCGAGAACCTCTCCGAGTCGCCTGCGGTTTTGGACGATTGCCCTCCTGATGTAAACGATTTGGGGTCGATTTATTTCGATTCG cTGTATGCTCGGTTAGTGGCGACGGTGGATTCGAACAGCTTCTTGACTAGAATCAAAGCTCTTCAGAAGGAATCCATTGATGATTATCAGTTTCCTTTCAAACCAGCCAcag GAAGTGATTTGGAGAAAGCTGAAGTTCTAATCAAAATTGACAATGAAGAAGCCAGTTGGTGGGTGTGGATCACGGATGATATGATTCCGGGTAAAGTCGAGGAGAGGAGTGGGATTGACAATGAGAGCTATGTTGTTGTTAGTGAGGAGCATGTGGTGGATGGGATTGCCAATTTTATGGCCAAGTGTATTGTGTCAAACCCGAAAGCTCGC AACTTGACGCCAGAGGAGCTGCAGAAAA TTGTAGCTAAAGCAATGGGTGGTGTCGGCAAATTGGAGAAAGTATTGGGCATTTGGCATGCAGGGAAGTTGTTCTATACTTTGTCCACCTGGGGACTTGCTCTAACTGG ATTGTATAGGAGCCGTGCGGTATTAAAATTTGCGGCGATGGGGCTGCACACAACTAGCAAAGCAATTATGAGAGCAATGTGA